A DNA window from Actinomadura luzonensis contains the following coding sequences:
- the pyrF gene encoding orotidine-5'-phosphate decarboxylase produces the protein MTPAPIAVALDAPDLETAARWAALVTPHVSTVKVGLELYLRYGPDVIASVRGASGVRVFLDLKLHDIPNTVSGAARAVARLRPAILTVHAAGGPAMIRAAVEAAPHTQIAAVTILTSLREADLDRIGVRGPADDAVRRLAALSVEAGATALVCSAHEVPAVRREVGEHITLITPGVRPAGADTQDQMRVATPEQALADGADLLVIGRPITGSPDPGAAAAAIAASLRRAS, from the coding sequence TTGACTCCCGCACCCATCGCCGTCGCCCTCGACGCCCCCGACCTGGAGACCGCCGCCCGCTGGGCGGCCCTGGTGACCCCGCACGTCAGCACGGTCAAGGTGGGCCTGGAGCTGTACCTGCGCTACGGGCCCGACGTCATCGCCTCCGTGCGCGGCGCCAGCGGCGTGCGGGTGTTCCTGGACCTGAAGCTGCACGACATCCCCAACACCGTCTCCGGGGCCGCGCGCGCCGTCGCCCGGCTGCGGCCGGCCATCCTGACCGTGCACGCGGCCGGCGGGCCGGCGATGATCCGCGCCGCGGTGGAGGCCGCGCCGCACACCCAGATCGCCGCGGTCACCATCCTGACCTCGCTGCGCGAGGCCGACCTCGACCGCATCGGCGTGCGCGGCCCGGCCGACGACGCCGTGCGGCGGCTGGCCGCCCTGTCGGTGGAGGCGGGAGCCACCGCGCTGGTGTGCTCGGCGCACGAGGTGCCGGCCGTGCGCCGCGAGGTGGGCGAGCACATCACCCTCATCACGCCCGGCGTGCGGCCGGCGGGGGCCGACACGCAGGACCAGATGCGGGTGGCGACGCCCGAGCAGGCGCTCGCCGACGGCGCGGACCTGCTCGTGATCGGCCGGCCCATCACCGGCTCCCCGGACCCGGGCGCGGCGGCGGCCGCCATCGCCGCCTCGCTCCGGCGCGCGTCCTGA
- the mihF gene encoding integration host factor, actinobacterial type — protein MALPPLTPEQRAAALEKAAKARKERAEVKNRLKHGAVSLAEVLKDGQTDDVIGKMKVSALLESLPGVGKVRAKQLMERLAIAESRRVRGLGANQRASLEREFGGNES, from the coding sequence GTGGCTCTTCCTCCCCTGACCCCTGAGCAGCGCGCCGCAGCCCTGGAAAAGGCTGCCAAGGCCCGTAAAGAGCGTGCCGAGGTCAAGAACCGGCTCAAGCATGGCGCGGTTTCTCTGGCTGAGGTGCTCAAGGATGGGCAGACCGACGACGTCATCGGCAAGATGAAGGTGTCGGCCTTGTTGGAATCGCTCCCCGGCGTGGGCAAGGTCCGCGCCAAGCAGCTCATGGAGCGGCTTGCCATCGCCGAGTCCCGTCGCGTACGGGGCCTCGGCGCGAACCAGAGGGCCTCCCTCGAGCGCGAGTTCGGTGGCAACGAGAGCTAA